The Paenibacillus swuensis genome contains the following window.
GCAGGTGAGTCCTGACAGCACGGGAGACTGGCGGGTAAAGCTGGAGGAACGGGTTAAACAGTCCGAGGATTCGCTCAAGGATACACCGGAGTTTCTTCGTAAACAGGTCGAGGAACAGATTGCTGTGGACCAAGAACATCTGAAACGGGACATTCCTCCTTCGGATACGACGTTCTGGGGCGGGGTGAACAATGCTTCCTTATTAATTGTCCTGGTAACCATATTCACGGTAATCGTAGCCGGCGAAATCGTGGCGGGGGAGTTTACCTGGGGAACGATTAAGCTTTTGCTGATCCGACCTGCGAGCCGCGCAAAAATTTTGCTCTCCAAGTACATAGCCAGCTTTCTGTTTGCGCTCTTCATGCTGTTGGTGCTGTTGCTGACATCCATTCTGGCGAACGGGGTGCTGTTCGGTTTTAACGGCGGGCTCACCCCTTATTTGTATATGAATGACAAAGGAACCATTTCCGAAATCCCTGTCGTGCTGCATGTGCTGAAAACCTACGGCTACCAATGCGTTCAGCTGATTATGGTCGTGTCTTTGGCTTTTATGATCTCAACCGTGTTCCGGAGCGCTTCGCTCGCGATTGGTTTGTCCATCTTCCTGATGCTGATCGGTCCGAACATTACACCGCTTCTGATGAGATACGATTGGGGCAAATACTATTTATTCGCGAATACAGATCTGACGCAGTATATGAACGGCATACCGAATGAAGGCATGAGCATGGGATTTTCGGTGGCGGTGCTGGCCGGGTATTTTATTCTGTTTAACGTGCTTTCCTGGTTCATTTTTACTAAACGAGATGTCGCTGGGTAATTCAGGTTATCGTTAGATGTGCGTTGTTTCTTTTGGCAAAATAGTATATAATCGCATAAAAGCTTTAAAGCGCTAAATTCACTGACGGGAGAATACGAATCATGGACAAGCATAAGAAGTATAACATTGTAGACTGTACCATCCGCGATGGAGGTCTCGTGAATAATTGGGATTTCAGTATTGATTTCGTACAGAATTTGTACGAAGGGCTGAACGAAGCCGGCGTGGAATACATGGAGATCGGCTACAAGAACTCGCCTAAGCTGTTGAAAGGTGCGGAAGATGCGGGTCCTTGGCGTTTCCTCGACGACGATTTCCTCAAGAAGATTATTGACAAGAAGGAAACGAAGCTTTCCGCTCTGGTGGATATCGGACGTGTGGATGAGCATGATATTTTGCCGCGCAGTGAGAGTTTGCTGGATTTGATCCGGGTCGCATGTTATGTGAAAGATGTGGATAAGGCGATCGACCTGATTCAGAAGTTCCATGATAAAGGCTATGAGACGACCCTGAATATTATGGCGTTGTCCAACGTGATGGACAATGAGCTGATGGAAGCGTTCGAGGAGATCAAGAACAGTCCGGTTGACGTCGTGTACGTGGTGGATAGCTTCGGTTCTCTGGATCATAATGACATTAAATATTTGGTGGAGAAGTTTAAGACGCATCTGCCGAACAAGAAACTGGGAATTCATGCGCATAACAATATGCAGATGGCATTCGCGAACACGTTGGTTGCGGCGGAATTGGGCGTGGAATACCTGGACGCTTCCGTGTACGGTATGGGCCGCGCCGCGGGTAACACCCCTACGGAGCTGCTGGTTACGCACCTGAAGAACCCGAAATACAACACGCGTCCTGTCATCGATTTGATTGAGCGCCTGATGGTGCCTCTTCGCGAGAAAGAGGAGTGGGGCTACATTATCCCATACATGATTACAGGTTCCCTCGATGAGCATCCGCGTTCCGCCATGGCATTGCGTGACTCCGAGAACAAGGACAAGTTCCTGGATTTCTACGATCAGTTAACTTCCCCGGAAGTGTTGCATAAGAAGGATTAGGTTGATATAGGTTGAAGGGCTAGAATGAAGAGCTTAATTGAAGAGCTGATTGAAGGGCATAATTGAAGAGCCGTAATGAACTATTGTAGCGCGTGAAGAATGCCGCTCCTTTCCGATGATAAACGGATAGGGGCGGTTTTTATTTTAGGTAGGATTCTGTGTGAGGAGGAGAAGTGGGAATGAGTAGTTTTAAATTGGCGTATGAGGGTTGGATGGAAAAGCAAATTCAATCATCTTCAGGGGAACGGCGGCGCCGGTTATTGAACCATGGGCATGCAGAGCGGGTGTTTCTAGAGACAGTGTGGTGGCCGGCGGTGGGTAGATTCGATTGTTTGCAAGCAGAATATGAAGTCATGGATTACAGGGATCGTACGCGTTATCTGGATTTTGTGTATTTGCGGGCACCTTACCGTGTTTGTCTGGAAATTGACGGATATGAGACACATGGGCGTTCGGACCGATATACCTTTTCCGATGATCGGCGCCGACAGAATGGATTGGTTGTGGAGGATTGGAAAGTGCTGCGCTATTCATTTGATGATGTGAAAGATCAGCCGCGGCAATGTCAATTGTCTTTGCAACAGTGGATGGGACGATGGTTTGGAACACGTATGGAAGAACAAAAGGGAGGTGCGTTGGGCATAGTTCATACGGAAATTATCAGATTTATGTCATCTGGAGTAGGGACATCGGTTAGTTTACAAGACATCCAAGCTCATCTGAACATAGGAGAGAAATTGGCGCGTAAGCACCTGAGAGAATTGATGCGACAACAATGGGTTGCCCCGGTATCCGGGACCCAGCGTATTCATGCCTACAAGTTGGCCGAACGAGGCCGTTAGCGTGAGCGGATCGCCAGCTAACGGCGCAAAAGGCCGTTAGCGTGAGCGGATCGCCGGCTAACGGCGCAAAAGGCCGTTAGCGTGAGTGGATCGCCGGCTAACGGTGCAAAAGGCCGTTAGCGTGAGCGGATCGCCGGCTAACGGCGCAAAAGGCCGTTAGCGCGAGCGGATCGCCGGCTAACGGCGCAAAAGGCCGTTAGAGCGAGCGGATCGCCGGCTAACGGCGCAAAAGGCCATTAGCGCGAGCGGATCGCCGGCTAACGGCGCAAAAGGCCGTTAGCGTGAGCGGATCGCCGGCTAACGGCGCAAAAGGCCGTTAGCGTGAGCGGATCGCCGGCTAACGGCGCAAAAGGCCGTTAGAGCGAGCATATCACCGGCTAACGGCGCAAAAGGCCGTTAGAGCGAGCATATCACCGGCTAACGGCGCAAAAGGCCGTTAGCGCGAGGCGATATGCACGCCCACGCCCAACTACAGCGCGGCAACCCGCACCACCCCTTGTCCGCTCGGCCGCACATACAACGCGGTAATCTCCGAAGCCGGCAAAGGCTTGCCGAAGTAAAAGCCCTGAGCAGTGTCGCAATGCAAAGACCGCAGGATCAAGTACTGTTCTATCGTCTCCACGCCCTCGGCTACAATTTTCTTGCGCAGATCATGCCCCATCGAGATAATCGCCTTGGCAATCGATTCTCCGTCGCCCTCATCGTCCATATGGGAGATGAACGAGCGATCAATCTTGATCGTGGAGATCGGCAGCTGTGTCAGTACACTGAGCGAAGAGTAACCTGTGCCGAAATCATCAATCGCAATCCGTATACCGAGACCGATGAGATCCTCCAGCATTTTTCTTGCGACCAGAAGGTTGTTGACGACCGTACTCTCTGTAATCTCCAAACATAAATAGTTGGGATCCGCTCCCGTTTCTTCGATAATTTCCTTGACCATCGCTGCAAAATCCGCCTGCATAAACTGTTTCGATGACACATTGATGGACACCGTGAAGGGGGCGCTCGCCTCGTCCTGCCACAGCTTGGCTTGCCTGCAGGCTTCCTGCAGCACCCAACGACCGATGGGATGGATCAATCCGGAGTTTTCCGCAACCGGAATAAATTCCACCGGTGAAATCGATCCATGCTCGGTGGAGTTCCAGCGGATTAAAGCTTCTACGCCCGTGAAGTTCGTTGTGGAAATATCCACCTGGGGCTGATAATGCACGCTCAGTTCATTACGTTCGAGCGCCCGCCGCAGCAGATGCTCTAACCCCACGTCCTTCATCACATTGTCATTCTGCTCCTTGCTATAGATCCGGTATTGATTCCCGCCGTTTCGCTTAGCATGGTACATTGCCATATCCGCATGTTGAATTAACGTTTCCGCATTCCAGCCGTCGTAAGGATACACGCTGATTCCGATGCTTCCCCCTAGAAAGAAGTCCATATCCTGCAACGTTACCGGCAACATGAACACCTGCAGAAGCTCTTCCGCATACTGCACGACCTCATCGTACTCTTTCACTTCCGGAATCAAAATAATGAATTCATCACCGCCGAACCTGGCGAGCACGTGGCCTGGGTTCAGCTTGCGGCGGAGCCGGTCCGCAATATGCTTTAACGCTTCGTCACCAAAGGCATGCCCCAAAGAATCATTGATCATCTTGAAACGGTCAAGATCAATCAGCATAACCGCTAACTGGTTACCGTTCTCTTGGACGGCAATCAGCGAAGCCTCCAGCTTATGATGAAACATCAAGCGGTTAGGCAGCTTGGTAAGCGTATCGTGATGAGCCATGTAATCCAGGTAGGCTTCTTCTTCATTGCGCTTCGTTACATCCTGAATGACAGCGAGGACATACCATCCGCCGCTGACCGGCATAACATCCGTATCCATCACAAGCATCCGCTGTTCCCCTAGAAAATTCCGCACCAACCATTCCTTATTCATCCAGGGGTTGTTCGGAAATTCCTGCGTGAATTGAGTACGAAATGCATGCTTCTGCTGACCATCCAGAAAATCCACAAACGACGCTCCTAGCAGATGATCAGACATATCCCCGAACAGACGCAATGCGCTGGGATTGGCCTCCCGAATGATTCCATTCTTGTCCATCATCAGGATCGCCGCAGGGGAGAGTTGATAGAGCACTTGAAACCGCTTCTCGACCGATGGCAGGAAATTGTACTTCATCATCAGGATGCGTAAGGATATACCCCAGATAGAAGTGGCGATAAAAAATACCGTTAAAGGAATGACAACATAAGGTTTCGCGGCTTCTATAAGGACATAAAGCAGCAGAACGCCGCCTTGATAACTAAGATTGGCCCGCAGCAAGATAGCATAACGGATCCGTTCGATGGCGGCGGAAGATTTGCGGGCCGCCCAGACCGACACGCCCAAATTAACATTCGAGAATAAAACCAGAACGACGAAGATTACAATTAGACTCGGACCTATATGTTCTATTTTCCAGATTCCTTCTTCACTCGCGCCCGAGGACAGAAAACCAGGACCCCGCAGAAGAAGCGCCGCCGCATAGACGGCCATGGGCAAGAAGGCGACAAAACTGACTTTGCTTAAAGGAAAGCGTGATGACAGTCCGGCAATCTTCAAATGGAGGAGCAACGAGGTGCCCGCGGAAAGAAGGGAAGCCGGGTATACGAAGCAGGCAGCTATATATACAGCGTATTCCTTAGGAAGAAGCTGTTGAACGTATTCAAAGAAGAGCATCATGACCAGAAAGAGCGTTGTAGCTGAAGCTAAACGATTCTCAATATGTTTCGGATCTCTTCGGTAGATAACGAGTGTTGTATCCAGCAGAAAGCAAATGGGCAACAGGAAAAAAATAAACATCAGAACTGGATCGAAAGTCATATTCATCTGTTATTCACCTCATTATGTATAGGTCTTTCGAATTATACTATATACATTCTCGTTCAAACATGTCGAT
Protein-coding sequences here:
- a CDS encoding ABC transporter permease — its product is MIRLVNLIQNENMKIYKRWRTWIMIILLAALTIVMAYVIKQVSPDSTGDWRVKLEERVKQSEDSLKDTPEFLRKQVEEQIAVDQEHLKRDIPPSDTTFWGGVNNASLLIVLVTIFTVIVAGEIVAGEFTWGTIKLLLIRPASRAKILLSKYIASFLFALFMLLVLLLTSILANGVLFGFNGGLTPYLYMNDKGTISEIPVVLHVLKTYGYQCVQLIMVVSLAFMISTVFRSASLAIGLSIFLMLIGPNITPLLMRYDWGKYYLFANTDLTQYMNGIPNEGMSMGFSVAVLAGYFILFNVLSWFIFTKRDVAG
- a CDS encoding aldolase catalytic domain-containing protein, with protein sequence MDKHKKYNIVDCTIRDGGLVNNWDFSIDFVQNLYEGLNEAGVEYMEIGYKNSPKLLKGAEDAGPWRFLDDDFLKKIIDKKETKLSALVDIGRVDEHDILPRSESLLDLIRVACYVKDVDKAIDLIQKFHDKGYETTLNIMALSNVMDNELMEAFEEIKNSPVDVVYVVDSFGSLDHNDIKYLVEKFKTHLPNKKLGIHAHNNMQMAFANTLVAAELGVEYLDASVYGMGRAAGNTPTELLVTHLKNPKYNTRPVIDLIERLMVPLREKEEWGYIIPYMITGSLDEHPRSAMALRDSENKDKFLDFYDQLTSPEVLHKKD
- a CDS encoding putative bifunctional diguanylate cyclase/phosphodiesterase: MNMTFDPVLMFIFFLLPICFLLDTTLVIYRRDPKHIENRLASATTLFLVMMLFFEYVQQLLPKEYAVYIAACFVYPASLLSAGTSLLLHLKIAGLSSRFPLSKVSFVAFLPMAVYAAALLLRGPGFLSSGASEEGIWKIEHIGPSLIVIFVVLVLFSNVNLGVSVWAARKSSAAIERIRYAILLRANLSYQGGVLLLYVLIEAAKPYVVIPLTVFFIATSIWGISLRILMMKYNFLPSVEKRFQVLYQLSPAAILMMDKNGIIREANPSALRLFGDMSDHLLGASFVDFLDGQQKHAFRTQFTQEFPNNPWMNKEWLVRNFLGEQRMLVMDTDVMPVSGGWYVLAVIQDVTKRNEEEAYLDYMAHHDTLTKLPNRLMFHHKLEASLIAVQENGNQLAVMLIDLDRFKMINDSLGHAFGDEALKHIADRLRRKLNPGHVLARFGGDEFIILIPEVKEYDEVVQYAEELLQVFMLPVTLQDMDFFLGGSIGISVYPYDGWNAETLIQHADMAMYHAKRNGGNQYRIYSKEQNDNVMKDVGLEHLLRRALERNELSVHYQPQVDISTTNFTGVEALIRWNSTEHGSISPVEFIPVAENSGLIHPIGRWVLQEACRQAKLWQDEASAPFTVSINVSSKQFMQADFAAMVKEIIEETGADPNYLCLEITESTVVNNLLVARKMLEDLIGLGIRIAIDDFGTGYSSLSVLTQLPISTIKIDRSFISHMDDEGDGESIAKAIISMGHDLRKKIVAEGVETIEQYLILRSLHCDTAQGFYFGKPLPASEITALYVRPSGQGVVRVAAL